In Dioscorea cayenensis subsp. rotundata cultivar TDr96_F1 chromosome 9, TDr96_F1_v2_PseudoChromosome.rev07_lg8_w22 25.fasta, whole genome shotgun sequence, a genomic segment contains:
- the LOC120269199 gene encoding uncharacterized protein LOC120269199 has protein sequence MSTNVTSQDMASMNEESNFTSPENQPVKRKRGRPRKSESPGLERVNKAQSVLTNPTGSSTDGLVGQPVSGHLDGAFDCGYLLTVRVGPSGPVFKGMVFEPGRSVPVTAENDIAPHLPMQQRVDVMQMVGEQNQAAASRSPQASQRTDTSIPSATGHMPEGSSDKVPVAPPMHASEGITDDADPSTQNEADALQSELLKLGNVETTTEKVTSDPGPQAALEPNQSENNTIPNVFSSSNEGALPVTAQGSEAHVGEGVQASSDIEVGLVEVAKDAHGTETSDDIVLGKEIGSEVPDSLGLGAQLQTNASPKDQIKELQDLKEQTADTDLPTSEAMTSHDESGVMQTFNQTEVGMDNQPAHSS, from the coding sequence ATGAGTACTAATGTAACAAGCCAAGACATGGCCTCCATGAATGAAGAAAGCAACTTTACTAGTCCAGAGAACCAGCCAGTGAAACGCAAACGTGGTCGACCTCGAAAAAGTGAGAGTCCTGGATTAGAGCGTGTTAATAAGGCTCAGTCTGTTTTGACCAATCCAACTGGTAGTTCGACTGATGGCCTTGTAGGTCAGCCAGTTTCTGGCCATCTGGATGGTGCCTTTGATTGCGGCTATCTTTTAACTGTTCGAGTTGGTCCGTCTGGACCTGTCTTCAAGGGCATGGTCTTTGAGCCTGGCCGATCTGTTCCTGTCACAGCAGAGAATGATATTGCTCCTCATCTTCCTATGCAACAAAGAGTAGATGTAATGCAAATGGTTGGAGAACAGAATCAAGCTGCCGCTTCCCGATCACCACAGGCTTCCCAAAGAACTGATACTTCTATTCCCTCTGCTACTGGCCACATGCCTGAGGGTTCATCTGACAAAGTTCCTGTTGCTCCTCCAATGCATGCTTCAGAAGGAATAACAGATGATGCAGACCCAAGCACACAGAATGAGGCTGATGCTTTGCAGTCCGAACTTTTGAAGCTGGGTAACGTGGAAACTACTACCGAAAAGGTTACTTCTGATCCAGGCCCTCAAGCTGCGCTTGAACCTAACCAATCTGAAAATAATACAATCCCAAATGTgttttcatcttcaaatgagggGGCTCTTCCAGTGACCGCCCAAGGTTCTGAAGCTCATGTTGGAGAGGGAGTTCAGGCATCTAGTGATATTGAAGTAGGCCTGGTGGAAGTTGCAAAAGACGCACATGGGACTGAAACTTCTGACGACATTGTGCTGGGAAAAGAAATTGGAAGTGAAGTACCAGACTCCCTTGGGCTAGGAGCTCAACTTCAAACCAATGCTTCACCAAAAGATCAGATCAAGGAATTGCAAGACTTGAAGGAACAAACTGCAGACACTGATCTTCCAACTTCTGAAGCTATGACGTCTCATGATGAATCTGGGGTGATGCAGACATTTAACCAAACTGAAGTTGGCATGGACAACCAACCTGCTCATTCAAGCTAA